One window of Mauremys reevesii isolate NIE-2019 linkage group 4, ASM1616193v1, whole genome shotgun sequence genomic DNA carries:
- the PRICKLE4 gene encoding prickle-like protein 4 isoform X2: MYIHSCFLPMSLLSPTWPQRDKAPCSGTLAGLTPTSSSDSDSGCALEEYLEPAADAAPAEVSLCFEAPSADTVPAAIRSQLRIKSLLQQLPPQDCNDRYCPGLGEEERRQLQAFSARRRQESLGQGFACLVPSACLCEKCGRRLNTGDLGVFASRLGDRSCWHPSCFVCHSCHQPLVDLIYFHQDGKIYCGRHHAEFFRPRCAACDQLIFTDECTEAEGRRWHTEHFCCLECDLPLGGQRYVMKGGRPCCCSCFESLYAELCQACGELIGVDSEQATHQGRHWHARASCFCCSLCQKPLLGQPVTSHHSLLYCSEACSLEKAAASSTASDSSDSAFVSAPSPDSTPISRASSEGGRNAPRPGSTPPAPTMGGDSCQQKAEEMEDSPDQASTCPAFRSQDGHGTAFKERSKGTPYPSALAQAAVAPPGQEQSSTTLPSELGLNGPGALGDQLPGRLRPQPGGGAPHFRIGSSTDPSMAARQSPVPSLTDTCPLDVMEEEDSWCPTCSSSSDSEQEGFFFGKPIPKAGPALPGREQSGPGRAAGRSKHLARLRGSRKHCSIS; the protein is encoded by the exons ATGTATATACA TTCTTGCTTCCTGCCGATGTCCCTGCTGAGCCCTACATGGCCCCAGAGAGACAAAGCTCCCTGCAGTGGGACACTTGCTGGCCTCACACCCACCTCCTCTTCGGACAGTGACTCCGGCTGCGCCCTGGAAGAGTACCTGGAACCCGCAGCAGACGCTGCCCCAGCAGAG GTATCTTTGTGCTTTGAGGCTCCCTCAGCGGACACGGTGCCTGCTGCCATCAGGAGCCAGCTCCGCATTAAATCTCTCCTTCAGCAGCTGCCCCCGCAGGACTGCAAT GACAGGTACTGCCCTGgccttggggaggaggagaggagacaactGCAAGCGTTCAGTGCCCGTCGCAGGCAGGAGtcactggggcagggatttgcatGCCTTGTGCCCTCTGCCTGCCTTTGTGAAAAG TGCGGCAGGAGGTTGAACACAGGGGACCTGGGGGTTTTTGCATCCAGGCTGGGGGACCGGTCCTGCTGGCATCCCTCCTGCTTTGTCTGCCACTCCTGCCACCAGCCTCTGGTTGACCTGATCTACTTCCACCAGGACGGGAAGATCTACTGTGGCCGACACCACGCGGAGTTCTTCCGGCCACGCTGCGCCGCATGCGATCAG CTGATCTTCACAGATGAGTGCACGGAGGCAGAGGGCAGGCGCTGGCACACGGAGCACTTCTGCTGCCTAGAGTGTGACCTGCCtcttggggggcagaggtacgTCATGAAGGGCggcagaccctgctgctgcagctgcttcgaGAGCCTCTACGCGGAGCTCTGCCAGGCCTGTGGCGAGCTCATCG GTGTCGACAGCGAGCAGGCTACTCACCAAGGCCGGCACTGGCACGCCCGGGCCTCTTGCttctgctgcagcctctgccaGAAACCGCTGCTAGGACAGCCGGTCACGTCCCATCACAGCCTCCTCTACTGCTCCGAGGCCTGCAGCTTGGAGAAGGCGGCAGCATCCTCCACAGCCTCGGACTCGTCCGACTCTGCCTTCGTCTCGGCTCCGTCTCCTGACTCGACGCCCATCTCCAGGGCCAGCAGTGAGGGCGGCAGGAATGCCCCGAGGCCAGGGAGCACCCCTCCAGCTCCAACAATGGGTGGCGATTCTTGTCAACAGAAGGCGGAGG AGATGGAGGACTCCCCTGATCAAGCCTCCACGTGCCCCGCATTCAGAAGCCAGGATGGCCACGGGACAGCATTTAAGGAGAGGAGTAAGGGAACTCCCTACCCCAGTGCGCTGGCACAAGCAGCTGTCGCTCCCCCGGGGCAGGAACAATCCTCCACCACCCTGCCCAGTGAACTGGGTTTGAATGGACCTGGGGCCTTGGGCGACCAGCTCCCAGGGAGGCTCAGGCCTCAGCCAGGCGGTGGAGCCCCGCACTTTAGAATCGGTTCATCCACCGACCCCAGTATGGCTGCACGACAAAGCCCGGTCCCATCACTCACTGACACCTGCCCACTGGACGTCATGGAGGAAGAAGATTCCTGGTGCCCGACCtgctcttcctcctcagactcggAGCAAGAGGGCTTCTTCTTTGGGAAACCGATCCCGAAGGCTGGGCCAgccctccctggcagggagcagagtggccctggcagggcggcaggaaGGAGCAAGCACTTGGCCAGGCTGCGAGGAAGCCGCAAACACTGCAGCATTTCCTAG
- the PRICKLE4 gene encoding prickle-like protein 4 isoform X1 — protein MELSFSSCFLPMSLLSPTWPQRDKAPCSGTLAGLTPTSSSDSDSGCALEEYLEPAADAAPAEVSLCFEAPSADTVPAAIRSQLRIKSLLQQLPPQDCNDRYCPGLGEEERRQLQAFSARRRQESLGQGFACLVPSACLCEKCGRRLNTGDLGVFASRLGDRSCWHPSCFVCHSCHQPLVDLIYFHQDGKIYCGRHHAEFFRPRCAACDQLIFTDECTEAEGRRWHTEHFCCLECDLPLGGQRYVMKGGRPCCCSCFESLYAELCQACGELIGVDSEQATHQGRHWHARASCFCCSLCQKPLLGQPVTSHHSLLYCSEACSLEKAAASSTASDSSDSAFVSAPSPDSTPISRASSEGGRNAPRPGSTPPAPTMGGDSCQQKAEEMEDSPDQASTCPAFRSQDGHGTAFKERSKGTPYPSALAQAAVAPPGQEQSSTTLPSELGLNGPGALGDQLPGRLRPQPGGGAPHFRIGSSTDPSMAARQSPVPSLTDTCPLDVMEEEDSWCPTCSSSSDSEQEGFFFGKPIPKAGPALPGREQSGPGRAAGRSKHLARLRGSRKHCSIS, from the exons ATGGAG CTTTCTTTCAGTTCTTGCTTCCTGCCGATGTCCCTGCTGAGCCCTACATGGCCCCAGAGAGACAAAGCTCCCTGCAGTGGGACACTTGCTGGCCTCACACCCACCTCCTCTTCGGACAGTGACTCCGGCTGCGCCCTGGAAGAGTACCTGGAACCCGCAGCAGACGCTGCCCCAGCAGAG GTATCTTTGTGCTTTGAGGCTCCCTCAGCGGACACGGTGCCTGCTGCCATCAGGAGCCAGCTCCGCATTAAATCTCTCCTTCAGCAGCTGCCCCCGCAGGACTGCAAT GACAGGTACTGCCCTGgccttggggaggaggagaggagacaactGCAAGCGTTCAGTGCCCGTCGCAGGCAGGAGtcactggggcagggatttgcatGCCTTGTGCCCTCTGCCTGCCTTTGTGAAAAG TGCGGCAGGAGGTTGAACACAGGGGACCTGGGGGTTTTTGCATCCAGGCTGGGGGACCGGTCCTGCTGGCATCCCTCCTGCTTTGTCTGCCACTCCTGCCACCAGCCTCTGGTTGACCTGATCTACTTCCACCAGGACGGGAAGATCTACTGTGGCCGACACCACGCGGAGTTCTTCCGGCCACGCTGCGCCGCATGCGATCAG CTGATCTTCACAGATGAGTGCACGGAGGCAGAGGGCAGGCGCTGGCACACGGAGCACTTCTGCTGCCTAGAGTGTGACCTGCCtcttggggggcagaggtacgTCATGAAGGGCggcagaccctgctgctgcagctgcttcgaGAGCCTCTACGCGGAGCTCTGCCAGGCCTGTGGCGAGCTCATCG GTGTCGACAGCGAGCAGGCTACTCACCAAGGCCGGCACTGGCACGCCCGGGCCTCTTGCttctgctgcagcctctgccaGAAACCGCTGCTAGGACAGCCGGTCACGTCCCATCACAGCCTCCTCTACTGCTCCGAGGCCTGCAGCTTGGAGAAGGCGGCAGCATCCTCCACAGCCTCGGACTCGTCCGACTCTGCCTTCGTCTCGGCTCCGTCTCCTGACTCGACGCCCATCTCCAGGGCCAGCAGTGAGGGCGGCAGGAATGCCCCGAGGCCAGGGAGCACCCCTCCAGCTCCAACAATGGGTGGCGATTCTTGTCAACAGAAGGCGGAGG AGATGGAGGACTCCCCTGATCAAGCCTCCACGTGCCCCGCATTCAGAAGCCAGGATGGCCACGGGACAGCATTTAAGGAGAGGAGTAAGGGAACTCCCTACCCCAGTGCGCTGGCACAAGCAGCTGTCGCTCCCCCGGGGCAGGAACAATCCTCCACCACCCTGCCCAGTGAACTGGGTTTGAATGGACCTGGGGCCTTGGGCGACCAGCTCCCAGGGAGGCTCAGGCCTCAGCCAGGCGGTGGAGCCCCGCACTTTAGAATCGGTTCATCCACCGACCCCAGTATGGCTGCACGACAAAGCCCGGTCCCATCACTCACTGACACCTGCCCACTGGACGTCATGGAGGAAGAAGATTCCTGGTGCCCGACCtgctcttcctcctcagactcggAGCAAGAGGGCTTCTTCTTTGGGAAACCGATCCCGAAGGCTGGGCCAgccctccctggcagggagcagagtggccctggcagggcggcaggaaGGAGCAAGCACTTGGCCAGGCTGCGAGGAAGCCGCAAACACTGCAGCATTTCCTAG
- the PRICKLE4 gene encoding prickle-like protein 4 isoform X3, whose amino-acid sequence MSLLSPTWPQRDKAPCSGTLAGLTPTSSSDSDSGCALEEYLEPAADAAPAEVSLCFEAPSADTVPAAIRSQLRIKSLLQQLPPQDCNDRYCPGLGEEERRQLQAFSARRRQESLGQGFACLVPSACLCEKCGRRLNTGDLGVFASRLGDRSCWHPSCFVCHSCHQPLVDLIYFHQDGKIYCGRHHAEFFRPRCAACDQLIFTDECTEAEGRRWHTEHFCCLECDLPLGGQRYVMKGGRPCCCSCFESLYAELCQACGELIGVDSEQATHQGRHWHARASCFCCSLCQKPLLGQPVTSHHSLLYCSEACSLEKAAASSTASDSSDSAFVSAPSPDSTPISRASSEGGRNAPRPGSTPPAPTMGGDSCQQKAEEMEDSPDQASTCPAFRSQDGHGTAFKERSKGTPYPSALAQAAVAPPGQEQSSTTLPSELGLNGPGALGDQLPGRLRPQPGGGAPHFRIGSSTDPSMAARQSPVPSLTDTCPLDVMEEEDSWCPTCSSSSDSEQEGFFFGKPIPKAGPALPGREQSGPGRAAGRSKHLARLRGSRKHCSIS is encoded by the exons ATGTCCCTGCTGAGCCCTACATGGCCCCAGAGAGACAAAGCTCCCTGCAGTGGGACACTTGCTGGCCTCACACCCACCTCCTCTTCGGACAGTGACTCCGGCTGCGCCCTGGAAGAGTACCTGGAACCCGCAGCAGACGCTGCCCCAGCAGAG GTATCTTTGTGCTTTGAGGCTCCCTCAGCGGACACGGTGCCTGCTGCCATCAGGAGCCAGCTCCGCATTAAATCTCTCCTTCAGCAGCTGCCCCCGCAGGACTGCAAT GACAGGTACTGCCCTGgccttggggaggaggagaggagacaactGCAAGCGTTCAGTGCCCGTCGCAGGCAGGAGtcactggggcagggatttgcatGCCTTGTGCCCTCTGCCTGCCTTTGTGAAAAG TGCGGCAGGAGGTTGAACACAGGGGACCTGGGGGTTTTTGCATCCAGGCTGGGGGACCGGTCCTGCTGGCATCCCTCCTGCTTTGTCTGCCACTCCTGCCACCAGCCTCTGGTTGACCTGATCTACTTCCACCAGGACGGGAAGATCTACTGTGGCCGACACCACGCGGAGTTCTTCCGGCCACGCTGCGCCGCATGCGATCAG CTGATCTTCACAGATGAGTGCACGGAGGCAGAGGGCAGGCGCTGGCACACGGAGCACTTCTGCTGCCTAGAGTGTGACCTGCCtcttggggggcagaggtacgTCATGAAGGGCggcagaccctgctgctgcagctgcttcgaGAGCCTCTACGCGGAGCTCTGCCAGGCCTGTGGCGAGCTCATCG GTGTCGACAGCGAGCAGGCTACTCACCAAGGCCGGCACTGGCACGCCCGGGCCTCTTGCttctgctgcagcctctgccaGAAACCGCTGCTAGGACAGCCGGTCACGTCCCATCACAGCCTCCTCTACTGCTCCGAGGCCTGCAGCTTGGAGAAGGCGGCAGCATCCTCCACAGCCTCGGACTCGTCCGACTCTGCCTTCGTCTCGGCTCCGTCTCCTGACTCGACGCCCATCTCCAGGGCCAGCAGTGAGGGCGGCAGGAATGCCCCGAGGCCAGGGAGCACCCCTCCAGCTCCAACAATGGGTGGCGATTCTTGTCAACAGAAGGCGGAGG AGATGGAGGACTCCCCTGATCAAGCCTCCACGTGCCCCGCATTCAGAAGCCAGGATGGCCACGGGACAGCATTTAAGGAGAGGAGTAAGGGAACTCCCTACCCCAGTGCGCTGGCACAAGCAGCTGTCGCTCCCCCGGGGCAGGAACAATCCTCCACCACCCTGCCCAGTGAACTGGGTTTGAATGGACCTGGGGCCTTGGGCGACCAGCTCCCAGGGAGGCTCAGGCCTCAGCCAGGCGGTGGAGCCCCGCACTTTAGAATCGGTTCATCCACCGACCCCAGTATGGCTGCACGACAAAGCCCGGTCCCATCACTCACTGACACCTGCCCACTGGACGTCATGGAGGAAGAAGATTCCTGGTGCCCGACCtgctcttcctcctcagactcggAGCAAGAGGGCTTCTTCTTTGGGAAACCGATCCCGAAGGCTGGGCCAgccctccctggcagggagcagagtggccctggcagggcggcaggaaGGAGCAAGCACTTGGCCAGGCTGCGAGGAAGCCGCAAACACTGCAGCATTTCCTAG